A portion of the Bifidobacterium bifidum ATCC 29521 = JCM 1255 = DSM 20456 genome contains these proteins:
- a CDS encoding alpha/beta fold hydrolase yields the protein MQVKLIDENRYADEMRETVLPALATCRSEGWMAPADDDGLPPLQRAGKLHYVCYDAAKFDRLGEDGAAATFRGAVVISHGFTEFAAKYAEMVWYFLLAGYSVCVFEHRGHGYSARDVDNSSLVWIDDWRRYVADLAKFAETVGKDYADGRPLNLYCHSMGGGIGASVLETHPTLFDKAVLSCPMIAPVTGMPNWLASVLAGAMCRLGLGRHMVFGQSEFTPELDMADYEGASEARVRWFQQQRIDDPHQRTYAATFAWVRQALRLSRAVQRPEACDNVETPVLLFQAGRDVWVLNEPQNRFAQEVNSDGGNVRVVRIENSLHEIFSMPNAVLGPYLERILGFFGSSEMPTF from the coding sequence ATGCAAGTGAAGCTTATCGACGAGAACCGCTATGCAGACGAGATGCGCGAGACGGTGCTGCCCGCGCTCGCCACATGCCGGTCCGAAGGCTGGATGGCGCCGGCGGACGACGACGGTCTGCCGCCGCTGCAGCGTGCGGGCAAACTGCATTACGTGTGTTACGACGCGGCGAAATTCGACCGGTTGGGCGAGGACGGTGCCGCCGCCACATTCCGCGGTGCCGTGGTGATCTCCCACGGGTTCACGGAGTTCGCCGCGAAATATGCGGAGATGGTGTGGTACTTCCTGCTCGCAGGGTACTCGGTGTGCGTGTTCGAGCACCGCGGACATGGGTATTCCGCGCGTGACGTCGACAATTCGTCCCTAGTGTGGATTGATGATTGGCGGCGGTATGTGGCCGATCTGGCGAAATTCGCGGAGACGGTGGGCAAGGATTACGCGGATGGCCGTCCGCTGAACCTGTACTGCCATTCGATGGGCGGCGGCATCGGGGCGAGTGTGCTGGAGACGCATCCGACGCTGTTCGACAAGGCCGTGCTGTCGTGCCCGATGATCGCGCCGGTGACCGGTATGCCGAACTGGCTGGCGTCGGTGCTTGCCGGCGCGATGTGCCGGCTCGGGCTGGGACGGCACATGGTGTTCGGGCAGAGTGAGTTCACGCCGGAGCTGGATATGGCCGATTACGAGGGCGCGAGCGAGGCCCGCGTGCGCTGGTTCCAACAGCAGCGCATCGACGACCCGCATCAGCGGACGTACGCGGCGACATTCGCGTGGGTGCGGCAGGCGCTGCGACTGTCGCGTGCCGTGCAGCGGCCGGAGGCGTGCGACAATGTCGAGACGCCGGTGCTGCTGTTCCAGGCCGGGCGCGACGTGTGGGTGCTCAACGAGCCGCAGAACCGGTTCGCGCAGGAGGTCAACTCCGATGGAGGGAATGTGCGTGTGGTACGCATCGAGAACTCGCTGCATGAGATTTTCAGCATGCCCAATGCCGTTCTTGGGCCGTATCTGGAGCGGATTCTGGGCTTCTTCGGCTCATCTGAGATGCCGACGTTCTGA